In a genomic window of Hippoglossus stenolepis isolate QCI-W04-F060 chromosome 17, HSTE1.2, whole genome shotgun sequence:
- the LOC118124587 gene encoding lysine-specific histone demethylase 1B — protein sequence MLSDADYCGNASGARRAKKRSSGEAPGDSQTLRSSGRQINVRVKRTNNPPPGQSKRKATDTEEEDDQSEKKYRKCEKAGCSATYPVCFASANERCAKNGYTSRWYHLSCGEHFCNECFDHYYRSHKDGYETFASWKKVWTSNGKSEPSLKAFMADQQLPFWVQCTKPECRKWRQLTKEIQLTPSLAATYRCGMKFNNIKSEGPDQCSQPEDLRVAEVTDSWWHSMLILPPLFKESPASPFLAAYYPDCVGMSPSGSPSNMSLNDLRADHCRAVPPQIPGLCPYFQPFYQPNECGKALCVRPDMMELDELYEFPEFSRDPTMYLALRNLILASWHKNCKEMLTSQKCAQHIIVRGLVRVRCVQELDRVLNFMTRKGLINTGLLAVKQPLLPERHRAKNVIVIGAGASGLAAARQLQNFGTQVMVLEARERIGGRVWDDSSLGVTVGRGAQIVNGCVNNPIALMCEQMGIQMHKLGERCDLFQEGGQVTDPAIDKRMDFHFNAILDVVSDWRKDKSQNQDTPLGEKVQEVKKNFLQESGIQFSELEEKVLQFHLSNLEYGCGSMLDQVSARSWDHNECFAQFSGDHTLLNKGYSVLLHKLAEALDVRTKCPVQAIDYSGDVVRVTSSNGSQWTAQKVLVTVPLTLLQKNLIQFNPPLPERKLKAIHSLGAGIIEKIALQFPYRFWDNKIQGADYFGHIPPGPDKRGMFSVFYDMDPQGKQAVLMSVITGDAVPAVRDLEDKAVVDECMKVLRALFKEQDVPEPIHFFVTHWSKDIWSQMSYSFVKTGGSGEAYDILAEDIQGKVFFAGEATNRHFPQTVTGAYLSGVREASKMAAM from the exons ATGCTGTCAGACGCAG ACTACTGCGGGAACGCCTCCGGTGCCCGGCGGGCCAAGAAGAGGAGCTCCGGGGAGGCGCCGGGGGACAGCCAGACCCTGCGCTCCTCCGGGAGGCAGATCAACGTCCGGGTGAAGCGAACCAACAACCCGCCACCTGGACAG AGCAAGAGAAAagctacagacacagaggaagaggacgatCAGTCCGAGAAGAAGTACAGAAAGTGTGAGAAGGCTGGATGCTCTGCCACGTACCCCGTGTGTTTTGCGAGCGCAAATGAGAG ATGTGCTAAGAACGGATACACGTCTCGATGGTATCATCTGTCCTGTGGTGAACATTTCTGCAATGAATGCTTCGATCACTACTACAGGAG ccaCAAAGACGGCTATGAGACCTTTGCATCGTGGAAGAAGGTGTGGACGAGTAATGGGAAAAGTGAGCCCAGTCTTAAAGCTTTCATGGCCGATCAGCAGCTGCCGTTCTGG GTTCAATGCACCAAACCGGAGTGTAGGAAGTGGCGTCAGCTGACTAAGGAGATCCAACTCACTCCTTCCTTAGCAGCAACATATCGCTGTGGAATGAAGTTCAACAACATTAAG AGTGAAGGACCGGACCAGTGCTCCCAACCAGAGGACCTG aGAGTAGCTGAGGTGACCGACAGCTGGTGGCATTCAATGCTGATTTTGCCGCCACTGTTTAAAGAAAGTCCAGCCAGCCCTTTCCTCGCTGCCTACTACCCCGACTGTGTGGGAATGAGTCCGTCAGGCTCTCCCAGCAACATGTCTCTGAACGATCTGAGGGCCGATCACTGCCGAGCTGTACCGCCACAAA TTCCAGGTCTGTGTCCGTACTTCCAGCCCTTCTATCAGCCTAATGAGTGTGGCAAGGCCCTGTGTGTGCGGCCGGATATGATGGAGCTGGATGAGCTTTACGAGTTTCCAGAGTTTTCTCGTGATCCCACCATGTACTTGGCTTTGCGTAACCTTATTCTGGCTTCCTGGCACAAGAACTGCAAG GAGATGCTGACCTCTCAGAAATGTGCCCAGCACATCATTGTCCGGGGGTTGGTGCGTGTGCGCTGCGTGCAGGAGCTGGACCGGGTGCTCAACTTCATGACCAGGAAGGGTTTGATCAACACGGGTTTGCTGGCGGTCAAACAGCCGCTCCTCCCCGAAAGACATCGGGCT AAGAACGTTATTGTCATCGGTGCTGGAGCTTCAGGACTTGCTGCTGCCCGGCAGCTGCAAAACTTTGGCACTCAG GTGATGGTGCTGGAGGCGAGGGAGAGAATCGGAGGTCGAGTGTGGGATGACTCGTCTCTGGGCGTCACTGTGGGCCGAGGAGCACAAATTGTCAATGGTTGTGTAAATAACCCCATTGCCCTGATGTGTGAACAG ATGGGCATCCAGATGCACAAGCTGGGGGAGCGGTGTGACCTCTTccaggagggaggacaggttACTGACCCGGCCATTGACAAGCGCATGGACTTCCACTTCAACGCCATCCTGGACGTGGTGTCAGATTGGAGGAAGGACAAGTCACAGAACCAGGACACACCACTTGGAG aaaaagtccaggaggtgaagaagaactTTCTGCAGGAGTCTGGGATCCAGTTTAGTGAGTTGGAGGAGAAAGTGCTTCAGTTTCACCTCAGCAACCTGGAGTATGGCTGTGGAAGCATGTTAGACCAG gtATCAGCAAGATCCTGGGATCACAACGAGTGTTTTGCCCAATTCTCAGGAGACCACACTTTACTCAATAAGGGCTACTCGGTCTTACTCCACAAACTGGCCGAGGCCCTCGACGTCCGCACAAAGTGTCCg GTTCAGGCCATTGACTACTCAGGTGACGTTGTCAGAGTTACCTCCTCCAATGGGTCCCAGTGGACGGCACAGAAG GTTCTTGTTACAGTCCCATTGACTTTACTGCAGAAGAATTTGATTCAGTTCAACCCTCCACTTCCTGAAAGGAAACTGAAAGCAATCCACAGTCTGGGAGCTGGTATCATAGAAAAG ATCGCTCTTCAGTTCCCGTACAGATTCTGGGACAACAAAATCCAAGGGGCCGATTACTTTGGTCACATCCCACCGGGTCCTGACAAGAGAGGCATGTTCAGCGTCTTCTATGACATGGATCCACAG GGAAAGCAGGCTGTCCTCATGTCAGTGATCACTGGTGATGCCGTCCCTGCTGTTCGGGACCTGGAGGACAAGGCGGTGGTTGATGAGTGCATGAAAGTTCTGCGTGCACTTTTCAAGGAACAG GACGTCCCGGAGCCGATACACTTCTTTGTCACACATTGGAGCAAAGACATCTGGTCCCAGATGTCCTACAGCTTTGTGAAGACAGGCGGCAGTGGAGAGGCCTATGACATCCTTGCTGAAGACATACAGGGCAAAGTCTTCTTTGCTGGCGAG GCCACCAACAGACACTTCCCTCAGACTGTGACCGGAGCCTACCTCAGTGGGGTCCGAGAGGCCAGCAAGATGGCTGCTATGTAA
- the LOC118124608 gene encoding nucleolar protein dao-5 isoform X1, protein MDVSTRDPPSAEPHDTAGKDSPSSEDFVPLAQPLKSRNTSDHSSSDDEPLIKKKTNLAAKKPVIKENTSRSKSTTNNADLDPNDSSDNEPLIKIAKTEKKPFSVSPKKSVDTEKKASDHSSDDEPLMKMKTKKPGKKENTSSRSNGTKKNAASDHSSDDEQLIKMKTKFASAKKSGKKENASSRSNDPNSNNTDDGSDNEPVNKIAKVSSKAAKKPPKRSVKTKEKEAASADDGSLDDEPLTETAKKLKSRRQPKRSSRKESPVMKSQRMAARKIVKYAESSSNSSEDEPLAAITRKRTKAAPANDKKTKSKQTDKSPKDSSSSDSSSDDDDEPLANLKANKKKNTKRTSAPRGAASKKRRELTNESSDDEPLISLVKKNHTDEESKTESKTQRNTTPRKMSVSGSSSDGSDDDPLITAAKHPQVTKLLKIILERCDGDAAGPTGSLNQTTTAETVAAEGSPSKEESEGSKESSGEE, encoded by the exons ATGGACGTTAGCACACGCGACCCGCCCAGCGCCGAGCCACACGACACCGCAG GAAAGGACAGCCCCAGCTCTGAGGACTTTGTACCTCTTGCCCAACCCCTGAAAAGCCGTAACA CTTCTGATCACTCCTCCTCCGACGATGAGCCGCTcatcaagaagaaaacaaacctggCTGCTAAAAAAcctgtgataaaagaaaacacatccagATCCAAAAGCACAACAAATAATGCAG ATCTGGACCCAAACGACAGCTCTGACAACGAGCCTCTCATTAAAATCGCCAAAACTGAGAAGAAGCCTTTCTCAGTGTCTCCTAAAAAATCTGTTGATACAGAGAAGAAAG CTTCTGATCACTCCTCAGATGACGAGccgctgatgaagatgaaaacaaagaaaccagggaaaaaagaaaacacatcttcCAGATCTAATGGCACAAAAAAGAATGCAG CGTCTGATCACTCCTCAGACGACGAGCAGCTGAtcaagatgaaaacaaagtttgCATCTGCTAAGAAATCAGGGAAAAAGGAAAACGCATCATCCAGATCTAATGACCCAAACAGCAACAATACAG ACGACGGCTCTGACAATGAGCCTGTGAATAAAATCGCCAAAGTGTCTTCGAAAGCTGCAAAGAAGCCTCCGAAAAGATCTgttaaaacaaaggaaaaag AAGCAGCATCCGCGGACGATGGTAGTTTGGATGATGAGCCTCTGACTGAAACTGCCAAGAAACTTAAATCCAGACGTCAGCCAAAAAGATCGTCTAGAAAAGAAAGCCCGGTCATGAAATCCCAAAGGATGGCAGCGAGGAAAATAG ttaAATATGCAGAGTCATCCAGCAACAGCTCAGAGGATGAACCACTGGCAGCAATAACAAGGAAGAGGACAAAGGCTGCACCAGCAAACGACaagaaaactaaatcaaaacagacagacaaatcaCCAAAAG ACTCTTCATCCTCAGACAGCAGCTCGGACGATGATGACGAGCCCTTGGCGAACCTTAAAGCcaataagaagaaaaacacaaagaggacaTCTGCACCGCGAGGTGCTGCCTCCAAAAAGAGACGAG AACTGACGAATGAAAGCTCAGACGATGAACCCTTGATAAGCCTTGTGaaaaagaaccacacagacgaAGAGAGCAAAACAGAATCTAAGACTCAGAGGAACACAACGCCAAGAAAGATGAGTGTGTCAG GGTCATCAAGTGACGGTTCTGATGACGACCCCTTAATCACAGCAGCTAAACACCCTCAGGTGACCAAACTCCTGAAAATAATACTGGAGAGGTGTGACGGTGACGCCGCCGGACCAACGGGAAGCTTGAACCAAACCACAACAG CAGAAACAGTGGCCGCTGAAGGGAGTCCTTCAAAGGAAGAATCAGAGGGTTCAAAGGAATCATCAGGAGAAGAATAA
- the LOC118124608 gene encoding nucleolar protein dao-5 isoform X2, with amino-acid sequence MDVSTRDPPSAEPHDTAGKDSPSSEDFVPLAQPLKSRNTSDHSSSDDEPLIKKKTNLAAKKPVIKENTSRSKSTTNNADLDPNDSSDNEPLIKIAKTEKKPFSVSPKKSVDTEKKASDHSSDDEPLMKMKTKKPGKKENTSSRSNGTKKNAASDHSSDDEQLIKMKTKFASAKKSGKKENASSRSNDPNSNNTDDGSDNEPVNKIAKVSSKAAKKPPKRSVKTKEKEAASADDGSLDDEPLTETAKKLKSRRQPKRSSRKESPVMKSQRMAARKIVKYAESSSNSSEDEPLAAITRKRTKAAPANDKKTKSKQTDKSPKDSSSSDSSSDDDDEPLANLKANKKKNTKRTSAPRGAASKKRRELTNESSDDEPLISLVKKNHTDEESKTESKTQRNTTPRKMSVSGSSSDGSDDDPLITAAKHPQVTKLLKIILERCDGDAAGPTGSLNQTTTETVAAEGSPSKEESEGSKESSGEE; translated from the exons ATGGACGTTAGCACACGCGACCCGCCCAGCGCCGAGCCACACGACACCGCAG GAAAGGACAGCCCCAGCTCTGAGGACTTTGTACCTCTTGCCCAACCCCTGAAAAGCCGTAACA CTTCTGATCACTCCTCCTCCGACGATGAGCCGCTcatcaagaagaaaacaaacctggCTGCTAAAAAAcctgtgataaaagaaaacacatccagATCCAAAAGCACAACAAATAATGCAG ATCTGGACCCAAACGACAGCTCTGACAACGAGCCTCTCATTAAAATCGCCAAAACTGAGAAGAAGCCTTTCTCAGTGTCTCCTAAAAAATCTGTTGATACAGAGAAGAAAG CTTCTGATCACTCCTCAGATGACGAGccgctgatgaagatgaaaacaaagaaaccagggaaaaaagaaaacacatcttcCAGATCTAATGGCACAAAAAAGAATGCAG CGTCTGATCACTCCTCAGACGACGAGCAGCTGAtcaagatgaaaacaaagtttgCATCTGCTAAGAAATCAGGGAAAAAGGAAAACGCATCATCCAGATCTAATGACCCAAACAGCAACAATACAG ACGACGGCTCTGACAATGAGCCTGTGAATAAAATCGCCAAAGTGTCTTCGAAAGCTGCAAAGAAGCCTCCGAAAAGATCTgttaaaacaaaggaaaaag AAGCAGCATCCGCGGACGATGGTAGTTTGGATGATGAGCCTCTGACTGAAACTGCCAAGAAACTTAAATCCAGACGTCAGCCAAAAAGATCGTCTAGAAAAGAAAGCCCGGTCATGAAATCCCAAAGGATGGCAGCGAGGAAAATAG ttaAATATGCAGAGTCATCCAGCAACAGCTCAGAGGATGAACCACTGGCAGCAATAACAAGGAAGAGGACAAAGGCTGCACCAGCAAACGACaagaaaactaaatcaaaacagacagacaaatcaCCAAAAG ACTCTTCATCCTCAGACAGCAGCTCGGACGATGATGACGAGCCCTTGGCGAACCTTAAAGCcaataagaagaaaaacacaaagaggacaTCTGCACCGCGAGGTGCTGCCTCCAAAAAGAGACGAG AACTGACGAATGAAAGCTCAGACGATGAACCCTTGATAAGCCTTGTGaaaaagaaccacacagacgaAGAGAGCAAAACAGAATCTAAGACTCAGAGGAACACAACGCCAAGAAAGATGAGTGTGTCAG GGTCATCAAGTGACGGTTCTGATGACGACCCCTTAATCACAGCAGCTAAACACCCTCAGGTGACCAAACTCCTGAAAATAATACTGGAGAGGTGTGACGGTGACGCCGCCGGACCAACGGGAAGCTTGAACCAAACCACAACAG AAACAGTGGCCGCTGAAGGGAGTCCTTCAAAGGAAGAATCAGAGGGTTCAAAGGAATCATCAGGAGAAGAATAA
- the LOC118124608 gene encoding nucleolar protein dao-5 isoform X3, protein MDVSTRDPPSAEPHDTAASDHSSSDDEPLIKKKTNLAAKKPVIKENTSRSKSTTNNADLDPNDSSDNEPLIKIAKTEKKPFSVSPKKSVDTEKKASDHSSDDEPLMKMKTKKPGKKENTSSRSNGTKKNAASDHSSDDEQLIKMKTKFASAKKSGKKENASSRSNDPNSNNTDDGSDNEPVNKIAKVSSKAAKKPPKRSVKTKEKEAASADDGSLDDEPLTETAKKLKSRRQPKRSSRKESPVMKSQRMAARKIVKYAESSSNSSEDEPLAAITRKRTKAAPANDKKTKSKQTDKSPKDSSSSDSSSDDDDEPLANLKANKKKNTKRTSAPRGAASKKRRELTNESSDDEPLISLVKKNHTDEESKTESKTQRNTTPRKMSVSGSSSDGSDDDPLITAAKHPQVTKLLKIILERCDGDAAGPTGSLNQTTTAETVAAEGSPSKEESEGSKESSGEE, encoded by the exons ATGGACGTTAGCACACGCGACCCGCCCAGCGCCGAGCCACACGACACCGCAG CTTCTGATCACTCCTCCTCCGACGATGAGCCGCTcatcaagaagaaaacaaacctggCTGCTAAAAAAcctgtgataaaagaaaacacatccagATCCAAAAGCACAACAAATAATGCAG ATCTGGACCCAAACGACAGCTCTGACAACGAGCCTCTCATTAAAATCGCCAAAACTGAGAAGAAGCCTTTCTCAGTGTCTCCTAAAAAATCTGTTGATACAGAGAAGAAAG CTTCTGATCACTCCTCAGATGACGAGccgctgatgaagatgaaaacaaagaaaccagggaaaaaagaaaacacatcttcCAGATCTAATGGCACAAAAAAGAATGCAG CGTCTGATCACTCCTCAGACGACGAGCAGCTGAtcaagatgaaaacaaagtttgCATCTGCTAAGAAATCAGGGAAAAAGGAAAACGCATCATCCAGATCTAATGACCCAAACAGCAACAATACAG ACGACGGCTCTGACAATGAGCCTGTGAATAAAATCGCCAAAGTGTCTTCGAAAGCTGCAAAGAAGCCTCCGAAAAGATCTgttaaaacaaaggaaaaag AAGCAGCATCCGCGGACGATGGTAGTTTGGATGATGAGCCTCTGACTGAAACTGCCAAGAAACTTAAATCCAGACGTCAGCCAAAAAGATCGTCTAGAAAAGAAAGCCCGGTCATGAAATCCCAAAGGATGGCAGCGAGGAAAATAG ttaAATATGCAGAGTCATCCAGCAACAGCTCAGAGGATGAACCACTGGCAGCAATAACAAGGAAGAGGACAAAGGCTGCACCAGCAAACGACaagaaaactaaatcaaaacagacagacaaatcaCCAAAAG ACTCTTCATCCTCAGACAGCAGCTCGGACGATGATGACGAGCCCTTGGCGAACCTTAAAGCcaataagaagaaaaacacaaagaggacaTCTGCACCGCGAGGTGCTGCCTCCAAAAAGAGACGAG AACTGACGAATGAAAGCTCAGACGATGAACCCTTGATAAGCCTTGTGaaaaagaaccacacagacgaAGAGAGCAAAACAGAATCTAAGACTCAGAGGAACACAACGCCAAGAAAGATGAGTGTGTCAG GGTCATCAAGTGACGGTTCTGATGACGACCCCTTAATCACAGCAGCTAAACACCCTCAGGTGACCAAACTCCTGAAAATAATACTGGAGAGGTGTGACGGTGACGCCGCCGGACCAACGGGAAGCTTGAACCAAACCACAACAG CAGAAACAGTGGCCGCTGAAGGGAGTCCTTCAAAGGAAGAATCAGAGGGTTCAAAGGAATCATCAGGAGAAGAATAA